The following proteins are encoded in a genomic region of Cricetulus griseus strain 17A/GY chromosome 7, alternate assembly CriGri-PICRH-1.0, whole genome shotgun sequence:
- the Gpatch8 gene encoding G patch domain-containing protein 8 isoform X2, with amino-acid sequence MGMGRMEMELDYAEDATERRRVLEVEKEDTEELRQKYKDYVDKEKAIAKALEDLRANFYCELCDKQYQKHQEFDNHINSYDHAHKQRLKDLKQREFARNVSSRSRKDEKKQEKALRRLHELAEQRKQAECAPGSGPMFRPTTVAVDEDGGDEDKDESSTNSGTSAVSSCGLGSEFSVDKGGSFTAVQVTNTTGLAQAPGVASQGISFGIKNNLGPPLQKLGVSFSFAKKAPVKLESIASVFKDHAEEGTPEDDTKADEKSSDAGVQKVGDADGTGNLDGKKEDEDPPDGGSLASTLSKLKRMKREEGAGATEPEYYHYIPPAHCKVKPNFPFLLFMRASEQMEGDHSTHSKNATDNKKSSSPKPKGCTKVAASQGAEKTVNEVSGSQKETTVAEPSESGDKTETKKGSGEGMSEQSMESQETSESQIRESNPKVSQASSAATAGQGPKHPTGPFFSVLSKDESTALQWPSELLIFTKAEPSVSYSCNPLYFDFKLSRNKDARAKGTEKPKDDGGSSKDRIQSLDPREPDKSKEGDEPDAEATCSSLNKQDPGGSHGSETEDTGRSHPGKKEPSGKSHRHKKKKKHKKSSKHKRKHKADMEEKSSKVESGEKSKKRKKRKRKKNKSSAPADSERGPKPEPPGSGSPAPPRRRRRAQDDSQRRSLPAEEGNSSKKDDGGGGSSSQDHSGRKQKGEPPASSCQRRASTKHSSRSSRRSQPSSGDEDSDDASSHRLHQQSPSQYSEEEEEEEEEEEEDSGSEHSRSRSRSGRRHSSHRSSRRSYSSSSDGSSDQSCYSRQHSYSDDSYSDYSDRSRRHSKRSHDSDDSDYASSKHRSKRHKYSSSDDDYSLSCSQSRSRSRSHTRERSRSRGRSRSSSCSRSRSKRRSRSTTAHSWQRSRSYSRDRSRSTRSPSQRSGSRKGSWGHESPEERRSGHRDFIRSKIYRSQSPHYFRSGRGEGPGKKEDGRGDDSKGTSLPSQNSSTGPGRGSESDCSPEDKNSVTARLLLEKIQSRKVERKPNVCEEVLATPNKAGLKYKNPPQGYFGPKLPPSLGNKPVLPLIGKLPATRKPNKKCEESGLERGEEQEQSEPEEGSPGSNDAPFGHQFPEETAGPLSDPPPEEPKSEEATADHSVAPLGTPAHTDCYPGDPAISHNYLPDPSDGDTLESLDSGSQQGPVESSLLPIAPDLEHFPSYAPPSGEPSVESADGTEDASLAPLESQPITFTPEEMEKYSKLQQAAQQHIQQQLLAKQVKAFPASAALAPATPALQPIHIQQPATASATSITTVQHAILQHHAAAAAAAAIGIHPHPHPQPLAQVHHIPQPHLTPISLSHLTHSIIPGHPATFLASHPIHIIPASAIHPGPFTFHPVPHAALYPTLLAPRPAAAAATALHLHPLLHPIFSGQDLQHPPSHGT; translated from the exons GATTATGTTGACAAAGAAAAGGCAATCGCAAAAGCCTTAGAAGATCTTAGAGCCAACTTTTACTGTGAACTCTGTGACAAACAGTACCAGAAGCATCAGGAATTTGACAACCACATTAACTCTTACGACCATGCACACAAGCAG AGATTAAAAGACCTCAAGCAGAGAGAGTTTGCCCGAAATGTCTCTTCAAGATCCCgaaaagatgaaaagaagcaagaaaaagcCCTTCGGAGGCTCCACGAGTTGGCAGAGCAGAGAAAACAAGCTGAATG TGCTCCTGGAAGCGGTCCCATGTTCAGACCAACCACAGTGGCTGTAGACGAAGATGGTGGCGACGAGGATAAAGATGAGTCATCAACCAACAGTGGCACAAGTGCTGTTTCTTCTTGTGGTCTTGGGTCTGAATTCTCCGTGGACAAAGGGGGCTCCTTCACTGCAGTACAGGTTACCAATACCACTGGATTGGCACAGGCTCCTGGGGTAGCCTCCCAAGGTATTAGCTTTGGCATTAAGAATAATCTGGGACCCCCATTGCAAAAATTGGGAGTGTCATTTTCCTTTGCCAAGAAGGCCCCTGTCAAACTTGAATCAATAGCGTCTGTTTTCAAAGACCATGCAGAGGAAGGGACCCCTGAAGATGACACGAAAGCTGATGAGAAGAGCTCTGATGCAGGGGTGCAGAAGGTGGGAGATGCTGATGGGACTGGTAATCTTGAtgggaagaaagaagatgaagacCCTCCAGATGGAGGGTCCCTTGCCTCAACACTGTCCAAGTTAAAAAGGATGAAGCGGGAAGAAGGAGCCGGAGCTACCGAGCCAGAATATTACCACTATATCCCCCCGGCTCACTGCAAAGTCAAACCTAACTTTCCCTTCTTACTCTTTATGAGAGCCAGTGAACAAATGGAAGGTGACCATAGTACACACTCAAAGAATGCTACAGACAACAAAAAAAGCAGCTCTCCTAAGCCTAAAGGTTGCACTAAGGTGGCAGCAAGCCAAGGAGCAGAAAAGACGGTTAATGAAGTCTCTGGGTCACAAAAGGAAACCACTGTGGCTGAGCCTTCAGAGTCTGGAGACAAAACTGAGACAAAGAAGGGCTCAGGAGAGGGTATGAGTGAGCAAAGTATGGAGAGTCAGGAGACTTCAGAGAGCCAGATACGTGAATCCAATCCTAAAGTTTCTCAGGCCTCCTCAGCAGCAACAGCAGGCCAAGGACCCAAACATCCCACTGGTCCCTTCTTTTCCGTTTTGAGCAAGGATGAAAGTACTGCCCTCCAGTGGCCGTCAGAACTATTGATTTTCACCAAAGCAGAGCCCTCTGTTTCCTACAGTTGTAATCCTTTATACTTTGACTTTAAACTTTCAAGAAACAAAGATGCCAGAGCTAAAGggacagaaaaaccaaaagatgaTGGCGGCTCCTCAAAGGATCGGATCCAGAGCCTTGATCCTAGAGAGCCAGACAAAAGCAAGGAGGGCGATGAGCCTGACGCAGAGGCTACCTGTAGCAGCCTCAACAAGCAGGATCCTGGTGGGAGCCATGGGTCAGAGACCGAAGACACAGGAAGAAGCCATCCTGGCAAGAAAGAACCATCAGGCAAGTCccacagacacaaaaagaaaaagaaacacaaaaaatccAGTAAGCACAAACGGAAACACAAGGCCGACATGGAAGAGAAAAGTTCTAAGGTAGAGTCTGGTGAGAAATCTAAGAAGCGCAAAAAACGAAAACGAAAGAAGAACAAGTCATCAGCTCCAGCTGATTCTGAACGAGGACCCAAACCAGAGCCCCCTGGGAGTGGTAGCCCTGCACCACCAAGGAGACGGCGCCGCGCCCAAGATGATTCCCAGCGGAGATCCCTTCCTGCTGAAGAAGGAAACAGTAGCAAAAAGGATGATGGTGGAGGTGGTAGCAGCTCCCAAGATCACAGtgggaggaaacagaaaggtGAACCTCCAGCTTCATCCTGCCAGCGGAGAGCTAGCACCAAACATAGCAGCCGCTCCAGCCGCCGGAGCCAACCCAGTAGTGGGGATGAGGATAGTGATGACGCCTCTTCTCACAGGCTGCACCAGCAGTCTCCATCCCAGtacagtgaggaggaggaggaagaagaagaagaagaggaggaagactcAGGCAGTGAGCATTCTCGTAGCCGCTCTCGATCAGGCCGTCGTCATTCCTCACACCGTTCCTCCCGGCGTTCTTACTCAAGCAGCTCTGATGGTTCTTCAGACCAGAGCTGCTATAGTAGACAGCACAGTTACTCTGACGATAGCTACAGTGACTATAGTGACCGATCACGAAGGCACTCCAAGCGCTCTCATGATTCTGATGATTCAGACTATGCCAGCTCCAAACACAGGTCCAAACGACACAAGTACTCATCATCTGATGATGACTATAGTCTCAGTTGCAGCCAGTCCCGAAGCCGATCTCGGAGTCATACTAGGGAGCGCTCAAGATCCCGGGGCCGCAGCCGAAGCAGCAGCTGCAGTCGCAGTCGAAGCAAGAGGAGAAGCCGCAGCACCACAGCCCATAGCTGGCAGCGAAGCCGGAGCTATAGCCGGGATCGCAGCCGCAGTACCAGGAGCCCTTCCCAAAGATCAGGCTCCAGAAAGGGGTCGTGGGGTCATGAGAGCCCGGAGGAAAGGCGCTCCGGCCATCGGGATTTCATAAGATCAAAGATCTACCGCTCTCAGTCTCCTCACTATTTCCGATCAGGTCGGGGAGAAGGtcctggaaagaaagaagatggcAGAGGAGATGACAGTAAAGGAACAAGCCTACCCTCCCAGAATAGCAGCACTGGCCCAGGAAGGGGGTCGGAAAGTGACTGCAGTCCTGAAGATAAGAATTCTGTCACTGCCAGACTGCTACTGGAGAAGATTCAGTCCAGGAAAGTGGAGAGGAAACCCAATGTATGCGAGGAGGTGCTGGCCACCCCTAATAAGGCTGGGCTCAAGTACAAGAACCCCCCACAAGGTTACTTCGGGCCTAAGCTTCCCCCTTCTCTTGGTAATAAGCCTGTCCTTCCACTGATAGGGAAGCTTCCAGCTACCCGGAAGCCCAATAAGAAATGTGAAGAGTCTGGCTTGGAAAGGGGTGAAGAGCAGGAACAGTCAGAGCCAGAAGAAGGGTCCCCAGGGAGTAATGATGCTCCATTTGGGCATCAGTTCCCAGAGGAAACAGCTGGTCCCTTATCAGACCCTCCCCCAGAAGAGCCAAAGTCTGAAGAAGCTACTGCTGATCACTCTGTGGCTCCACTAGGCACCCCAGCACACACTGACTGCTATCCTGGGGACCCAGCCATCTCCCATAACTACCTCCCTGACCCCAGTGATGGGGATACCCTGGAGTCTCTGGATAGTGGCAGTCAGCAAGGCCCTGTGGAATCCAGCTTGCTGCCCATAGCCCCAGACCTGGAGCACTTCCCCAGTTACGCTCCTCCCAGTGGAGAGCCTAGTGTTGAGTCAGCAGATGGGACTGAGGATGCTTCCTTGGCTCCCCTGGAGAGCCAGCCCATCACCTTCACCCCTGAGGAGATGGAGAAGTATAGCAAGCTCCAGCAGGCCGCACAGCAGCACATCCAGCAGCAGCTTCTGGCCAAACAAGTCAAGGCCTTTCCAGCCTCAGCAGCCCTGGCCCCAGCCACACCAGCCCTACAGCCCATCCACATTCAGCAACCAGCCACAGCCTCTGCCACCTCCATCACAACTGTTCAGCACGCCATCCTGCAGCACCACGCTGCagctgccgccgccgccgccattgGCATTCACCCTCATCCTCACCCCCAGCCCCTTGCCCAAGTACATCATATTCCCCAGCCCCATCTGACCCCTATTTCCTTGTCCCACCTCACTCACTCAATCATCCCTGGCCACCCTGCCACCTTTCTTGCTAGCCACCCTATCCATATAATTCCTGCTTCAGCCATCCACCCTGGACCCTTCACTTTCCACCCTGTCCCCCATGCTGCCCTCTACCCTACCCTGCTTGCACCACGGCCTGCTGCAGCAGCTGCCACTGCCCTCCATCTTCACCCTCTTCTTCACCCCATCTTCTCAGGTCAGGACCTGCAGCACCCTCCCAGCCATGGTACTTGA
- the Gpatch8 gene encoding G patch domain-containing protein 8 isoform X1: MADRFSRFNEDRDFQGNHFDQYEEGHLEIEQASLDKPIESDNIGHRLLQKHGWKLGQGLGKTLQGRTDPIPIVVKYDVMGMGRMEMELDYAEDATERRRVLEVEKEDTEELRQKYKDYVDKEKAIAKALEDLRANFYCELCDKQYQKHQEFDNHINSYDHAHKQRLKDLKQREFARNVSSRSRKDEKKQEKALRRLHELAEQRKQAECAPGSGPMFRPTTVAVDEDGGDEDKDESSTNSGTSAVSSCGLGSEFSVDKGGSFTAVQVTNTTGLAQAPGVASQGISFGIKNNLGPPLQKLGVSFSFAKKAPVKLESIASVFKDHAEEGTPEDDTKADEKSSDAGVQKVGDADGTGNLDGKKEDEDPPDGGSLASTLSKLKRMKREEGAGATEPEYYHYIPPAHCKVKPNFPFLLFMRASEQMEGDHSTHSKNATDNKKSSSPKPKGCTKVAASQGAEKTVNEVSGSQKETTVAEPSESGDKTETKKGSGEGMSEQSMESQETSESQIRESNPKVSQASSAATAGQGPKHPTGPFFSVLSKDESTALQWPSELLIFTKAEPSVSYSCNPLYFDFKLSRNKDARAKGTEKPKDDGGSSKDRIQSLDPREPDKSKEGDEPDAEATCSSLNKQDPGGSHGSETEDTGRSHPGKKEPSGKSHRHKKKKKHKKSSKHKRKHKADMEEKSSKVESGEKSKKRKKRKRKKNKSSAPADSERGPKPEPPGSGSPAPPRRRRRAQDDSQRRSLPAEEGNSSKKDDGGGGSSSQDHSGRKQKGEPPASSCQRRASTKHSSRSSRRSQPSSGDEDSDDASSHRLHQQSPSQYSEEEEEEEEEEEEDSGSEHSRSRSRSGRRHSSHRSSRRSYSSSSDGSSDQSCYSRQHSYSDDSYSDYSDRSRRHSKRSHDSDDSDYASSKHRSKRHKYSSSDDDYSLSCSQSRSRSRSHTRERSRSRGRSRSSSCSRSRSKRRSRSTTAHSWQRSRSYSRDRSRSTRSPSQRSGSRKGSWGHESPEERRSGHRDFIRSKIYRSQSPHYFRSGRGEGPGKKEDGRGDDSKGTSLPSQNSSTGPGRGSESDCSPEDKNSVTARLLLEKIQSRKVERKPNVCEEVLATPNKAGLKYKNPPQGYFGPKLPPSLGNKPVLPLIGKLPATRKPNKKCEESGLERGEEQEQSEPEEGSPGSNDAPFGHQFPEETAGPLSDPPPEEPKSEEATADHSVAPLGTPAHTDCYPGDPAISHNYLPDPSDGDTLESLDSGSQQGPVESSLLPIAPDLEHFPSYAPPSGEPSVESADGTEDASLAPLESQPITFTPEEMEKYSKLQQAAQQHIQQQLLAKQVKAFPASAALAPATPALQPIHIQQPATASATSITTVQHAILQHHAAAAAAAAIGIHPHPHPQPLAQVHHIPQPHLTPISLSHLTHSIIPGHPATFLASHPIHIIPASAIHPGPFTFHPVPHAALYPTLLAPRPAAAAATALHLHPLLHPIFSGQDLQHPPSHGT, translated from the exons GATTATGTTGACAAAGAAAAGGCAATCGCAAAAGCCTTAGAAGATCTTAGAGCCAACTTTTACTGTGAACTCTGTGACAAACAGTACCAGAAGCATCAGGAATTTGACAACCACATTAACTCTTACGACCATGCACACAAGCAG AGATTAAAAGACCTCAAGCAGAGAGAGTTTGCCCGAAATGTCTCTTCAAGATCCCgaaaagatgaaaagaagcaagaaaaagcCCTTCGGAGGCTCCACGAGTTGGCAGAGCAGAGAAAACAAGCTGAATG TGCTCCTGGAAGCGGTCCCATGTTCAGACCAACCACAGTGGCTGTAGACGAAGATGGTGGCGACGAGGATAAAGATGAGTCATCAACCAACAGTGGCACAAGTGCTGTTTCTTCTTGTGGTCTTGGGTCTGAATTCTCCGTGGACAAAGGGGGCTCCTTCACTGCAGTACAGGTTACCAATACCACTGGATTGGCACAGGCTCCTGGGGTAGCCTCCCAAGGTATTAGCTTTGGCATTAAGAATAATCTGGGACCCCCATTGCAAAAATTGGGAGTGTCATTTTCCTTTGCCAAGAAGGCCCCTGTCAAACTTGAATCAATAGCGTCTGTTTTCAAAGACCATGCAGAGGAAGGGACCCCTGAAGATGACACGAAAGCTGATGAGAAGAGCTCTGATGCAGGGGTGCAGAAGGTGGGAGATGCTGATGGGACTGGTAATCTTGAtgggaagaaagaagatgaagacCCTCCAGATGGAGGGTCCCTTGCCTCAACACTGTCCAAGTTAAAAAGGATGAAGCGGGAAGAAGGAGCCGGAGCTACCGAGCCAGAATATTACCACTATATCCCCCCGGCTCACTGCAAAGTCAAACCTAACTTTCCCTTCTTACTCTTTATGAGAGCCAGTGAACAAATGGAAGGTGACCATAGTACACACTCAAAGAATGCTACAGACAACAAAAAAAGCAGCTCTCCTAAGCCTAAAGGTTGCACTAAGGTGGCAGCAAGCCAAGGAGCAGAAAAGACGGTTAATGAAGTCTCTGGGTCACAAAAGGAAACCACTGTGGCTGAGCCTTCAGAGTCTGGAGACAAAACTGAGACAAAGAAGGGCTCAGGAGAGGGTATGAGTGAGCAAAGTATGGAGAGTCAGGAGACTTCAGAGAGCCAGATACGTGAATCCAATCCTAAAGTTTCTCAGGCCTCCTCAGCAGCAACAGCAGGCCAAGGACCCAAACATCCCACTGGTCCCTTCTTTTCCGTTTTGAGCAAGGATGAAAGTACTGCCCTCCAGTGGCCGTCAGAACTATTGATTTTCACCAAAGCAGAGCCCTCTGTTTCCTACAGTTGTAATCCTTTATACTTTGACTTTAAACTTTCAAGAAACAAAGATGCCAGAGCTAAAGggacagaaaaaccaaaagatgaTGGCGGCTCCTCAAAGGATCGGATCCAGAGCCTTGATCCTAGAGAGCCAGACAAAAGCAAGGAGGGCGATGAGCCTGACGCAGAGGCTACCTGTAGCAGCCTCAACAAGCAGGATCCTGGTGGGAGCCATGGGTCAGAGACCGAAGACACAGGAAGAAGCCATCCTGGCAAGAAAGAACCATCAGGCAAGTCccacagacacaaaaagaaaaagaaacacaaaaaatccAGTAAGCACAAACGGAAACACAAGGCCGACATGGAAGAGAAAAGTTCTAAGGTAGAGTCTGGTGAGAAATCTAAGAAGCGCAAAAAACGAAAACGAAAGAAGAACAAGTCATCAGCTCCAGCTGATTCTGAACGAGGACCCAAACCAGAGCCCCCTGGGAGTGGTAGCCCTGCACCACCAAGGAGACGGCGCCGCGCCCAAGATGATTCCCAGCGGAGATCCCTTCCTGCTGAAGAAGGAAACAGTAGCAAAAAGGATGATGGTGGAGGTGGTAGCAGCTCCCAAGATCACAGtgggaggaaacagaaaggtGAACCTCCAGCTTCATCCTGCCAGCGGAGAGCTAGCACCAAACATAGCAGCCGCTCCAGCCGCCGGAGCCAACCCAGTAGTGGGGATGAGGATAGTGATGACGCCTCTTCTCACAGGCTGCACCAGCAGTCTCCATCCCAGtacagtgaggaggaggaggaagaagaagaagaagaggaggaagactcAGGCAGTGAGCATTCTCGTAGCCGCTCTCGATCAGGCCGTCGTCATTCCTCACACCGTTCCTCCCGGCGTTCTTACTCAAGCAGCTCTGATGGTTCTTCAGACCAGAGCTGCTATAGTAGACAGCACAGTTACTCTGACGATAGCTACAGTGACTATAGTGACCGATCACGAAGGCACTCCAAGCGCTCTCATGATTCTGATGATTCAGACTATGCCAGCTCCAAACACAGGTCCAAACGACACAAGTACTCATCATCTGATGATGACTATAGTCTCAGTTGCAGCCAGTCCCGAAGCCGATCTCGGAGTCATACTAGGGAGCGCTCAAGATCCCGGGGCCGCAGCCGAAGCAGCAGCTGCAGTCGCAGTCGAAGCAAGAGGAGAAGCCGCAGCACCACAGCCCATAGCTGGCAGCGAAGCCGGAGCTATAGCCGGGATCGCAGCCGCAGTACCAGGAGCCCTTCCCAAAGATCAGGCTCCAGAAAGGGGTCGTGGGGTCATGAGAGCCCGGAGGAAAGGCGCTCCGGCCATCGGGATTTCATAAGATCAAAGATCTACCGCTCTCAGTCTCCTCACTATTTCCGATCAGGTCGGGGAGAAGGtcctggaaagaaagaagatggcAGAGGAGATGACAGTAAAGGAACAAGCCTACCCTCCCAGAATAGCAGCACTGGCCCAGGAAGGGGGTCGGAAAGTGACTGCAGTCCTGAAGATAAGAATTCTGTCACTGCCAGACTGCTACTGGAGAAGATTCAGTCCAGGAAAGTGGAGAGGAAACCCAATGTATGCGAGGAGGTGCTGGCCACCCCTAATAAGGCTGGGCTCAAGTACAAGAACCCCCCACAAGGTTACTTCGGGCCTAAGCTTCCCCCTTCTCTTGGTAATAAGCCTGTCCTTCCACTGATAGGGAAGCTTCCAGCTACCCGGAAGCCCAATAAGAAATGTGAAGAGTCTGGCTTGGAAAGGGGTGAAGAGCAGGAACAGTCAGAGCCAGAAGAAGGGTCCCCAGGGAGTAATGATGCTCCATTTGGGCATCAGTTCCCAGAGGAAACAGCTGGTCCCTTATCAGACCCTCCCCCAGAAGAGCCAAAGTCTGAAGAAGCTACTGCTGATCACTCTGTGGCTCCACTAGGCACCCCAGCACACACTGACTGCTATCCTGGGGACCCAGCCATCTCCCATAACTACCTCCCTGACCCCAGTGATGGGGATACCCTGGAGTCTCTGGATAGTGGCAGTCAGCAAGGCCCTGTGGAATCCAGCTTGCTGCCCATAGCCCCAGACCTGGAGCACTTCCCCAGTTACGCTCCTCCCAGTGGAGAGCCTAGTGTTGAGTCAGCAGATGGGACTGAGGATGCTTCCTTGGCTCCCCTGGAGAGCCAGCCCATCACCTTCACCCCTGAGGAGATGGAGAAGTATAGCAAGCTCCAGCAGGCCGCACAGCAGCACATCCAGCAGCAGCTTCTGGCCAAACAAGTCAAGGCCTTTCCAGCCTCAGCAGCCCTGGCCCCAGCCACACCAGCCCTACAGCCCATCCACATTCAGCAACCAGCCACAGCCTCTGCCACCTCCATCACAACTGTTCAGCACGCCATCCTGCAGCACCACGCTGCagctgccgccgccgccgccattgGCATTCACCCTCATCCTCACCCCCAGCCCCTTGCCCAAGTACATCATATTCCCCAGCCCCATCTGACCCCTATTTCCTTGTCCCACCTCACTCACTCAATCATCCCTGGCCACCCTGCCACCTTTCTTGCTAGCCACCCTATCCATATAATTCCTGCTTCAGCCATCCACCCTGGACCCTTCACTTTCCACCCTGTCCCCCATGCTGCCCTCTACCCTACCCTGCTTGCACCACGGCCTGCTGCAGCAGCTGCCACTGCCCTCCATCTTCACCCTCTTCTTCACCCCATCTTCTCAGGTCAGGACCTGCAGCACCCTCCCAGCCATGGTACTTGA
- the LOC100757610 gene encoding ATP synthase subunit f, mitochondrial-like, translating into MALVVPLKEKRLMEVKLGKLTSWILMRNFTPSGIVGAFQRGYDRYYNKYINVRKGSIVGINVVLAAYVVFNYCISYKELKQER; encoded by the coding sequence ATGGCGTTGGTGGTGCCTCTGAAAGAGAAGAGGCTCATGGAGGTTAAACTTGGAAAGCTGACAAGCTGGATATTGATGCGGAATTTCACTCCCAGTGGCATTGTGGGAGCCTTTCAGAGAGGTTATGACCGGTATTACAACAAGTACATCAATGTGAGGAAAGGCAGCATTGTGGGGATTAACGTGGTGCTGGCAGCCTACGTGGTTTTCAACTACTGCATTTCTTACAAGGAACTCAAACAAGAGCGGTGA